The following nucleotide sequence is from Vibrio sp. VB16.
CGTCGCGACGACTTACGGACACTTCAGGTCGCCGCCGCCTCTTTTGTAAGCGTTCGACAGTTAGAACGATTATTTCGCGATTACCTGCAAACATCACCAAATCAATACCTAAAAGATAAACGGTTACAATTTGCGTACGATAACTTATTGGGCTCCCCTGAACTTTCGATCCAACAGATAGCCGACAACGCCGGTTACACTGACAGCAATTATTTTTCTAAGTGTTTTAGGCACAAATTTGGTCAAAACCCTAGAGATTATAGAAAGTCAGCACTTTGTTTATTCCAACAGCGTCAATAAAAAAAGCATCGTGACTCACTAGTATGAAAGCCCCCTTATACTGATTTAGTGCTGTGGCTAAACGTTGCTTTGATTCTATATCTAAGTGGTTATCAGGTTCATCTAATAGCAGTAATGGTCCGTCAGCTATATGGCTTACCAACAACATAGAGAGTTTCATTTTTTCGCCACCACTCAGGTGAGCAACTTTACGGTAGACAGAATCTCGCCTAAAACCTATACCCGCTAAAAGAATACGAGCGATCCCTTCTACTAGGCCATCACTGTGCTTTAACAAGCTTTCTAATACCGAATCTGTCGACGATAACATTCCAAAATTTTGGTCCATGTAAACAGTTTTAGCGTATCGTTTAATTTCACCGTTATAGTGACAATGCTTGTCATGGATCGCTTTCAATAGCATCGACTTTCCGCTGCCATTCGGTCCGTCGAGATGAAGCCTTTCAGTTTGAGATACGGTAAAGGTCATTTCTTTGTCTGAACCGTAATCTAGCATGCAGTTAGTCACCCTAAGCAAGGTGCGTTTTTTTAGCTCTTGAGCTTGTTGCACATATAAGGCCTGTGGTTTGACCGTCTCTTGTTGGATTTCTAAAACAGCGAGCTTACTTTGATTTCGGTCTATCTGATTTCGTTGATTCCTTAGTCCAGCCGATTGACTCTGTTCCGCTTTGTTTTTCATTGCATCCATTAGAATTTTGGGCTGACTGCCTGATTTTCTCAACTGTTTGCCTTTCGATTCTCGCTGCTCTCTTTTCTCTTTGTTTGTCTGTGCTTGTCTCATCAATTTTTTCTGCTCCGATTTGAGACCTTCTATCCGTTTGTTTAGCGCTTGATCTTCAATTCTAGATTGCTGCAGGTAGTCATCGTAATTCCCTGAAAAATGGTCGACTCCGAGGCGAGTCAACTGATAGATACCCTCTACCTGATTGAGTAAAACCCTATCGTGGCTTACTAATAAAATGACGCCATCAAACCCCTGCATATGCTTGATTAACCAATCTCGTCCAATAGCATCGAGATGGTTAGTGGGTTCATCAAGCAATAACACCTCATAATCAGATTGAAAAAGGCGATGCAGTTGCAGTAAGGCCAACTGCCCACCACTCAGGCGACGACAATGTACACTCGGATCCGCAGGGATTCGAAGCGACAGCAAATCGGAAATCACTCTCTCTTCTATCGTCCAATCTTCTGCGACGACATCAAAATCCTTCTGTTCACTGCTCCCTTTTTGAATCGATTTCAAGGCTGAAAGCTGTTTCGAAACGCCCATGAACTCGGCAATAGTGCGTTGGCTATCAATCAAATCAGATGGCAGTTGAGAATAATGGCCAACCTTCCCTTTAGTGATAACACTTCCCTTCGTGGGTATACGTTGCCCACTTAATAGAGAGACCAATATTGATTTCCCGACACCATTGCGTCCGACTAAACCAGCGATTTTTTCATTAAAATTAAGGTTGAGATCGTTGAACAGCCACTCCCCCGTATCGAGCTGGAAAGACAATTGGTGTGTCGTAATGGCAGACTTATTTGCAGGCATAAAAACCTCCGTTTACTGAATATGTAAAGGGGGTAGCCGATCTACATCTGTAGATTGGCAAGACGCGAGCTTGGCTCTTTCTCACAACGGCAATAGACAAGTCTATAGCTGAAGAAGCGTGTTTGCAGTAGTGCAAGAATAGAGATGACGAAAAGCAACGCCCACTAACCCCGAGTGTCCAAATAAATAATGGTAAATTGGATGTCAGGTATTAGTTGTTCATTATGGCGTTGGCTCCAATAGAAGTGATGAAGTGATTATACCGACCAATAAATCACCATTTCAACTAGAATTTTCAACCTGATCTAACACTCTTGCCATCACCTGTAGTAACGACGAGATTATTAGTCGCAAATTAAAGTTGTATAGTCGGCCAAACCTATTCAAACTATGCAATCAGTAATACCGGTCACATTGTGTACGTGATCAAAATGAAATTAATTCCGTAAACCGCATTAAAGGCAGAAAAATGTTAGAAGAACAGCAAAATAACCCACTACATGGCCTCAAACTAGAAGAGATGGTTAAAGAACTAGTTGATTTTTATGGATGGGACATATTAGATACGGCGATGCGGTTTAACTGTTTTCATACCAACCCATCCGTCGCGAGCAGTGTCAAATACCTGCGAAAATCGGAATGGGCGAGGGAGAAGCTAGAAGCATTCTACCTAAATCGATTTAAAAGAATGCCACGACCAACGGAAGAAGAAAGAGAAATACCGCCTCGTATGCGCACCTATGCGGCTGATATAAAACCAAGAGAACCAATGAAACTCACTGTCGAATCTATATTGGACTCTCAAGCTAAAGCGGCGTCGTCGTACAAAGCCAAAAAATCAGCCGGGAAAAATATGCGTCGGTAGACCCAATTAAATACGACCAAACTGTCAACACAACTCACTTAGTTTGCAAATCTGAGTTATCGAAGCCTCACATTGATGAGGCTTCGCTTCTTTATTGAACCATATAACGTTTATGCCCAACTGTTGAGCTGGAAGAATATCTTTCTCAAAAGTGTCCCCCACCATCGTGACTTGTTCAGCGGGCAGATTTAATTGATTCAGTACCGCTAAGAAGAATTCAGGTGATCCTTTTCCTATGCCTAAATTTGCTTTGCAAAAATAACCAGTAATAAATTCCGCCAATCCGACCCGCTCAAAGGCGAGTCGAATATCTTTTTCAGATGAATCGGCGGCATTAGTCGCAACATATATACGATGCCGTTGTGAAAGGCGCTTCAATGTTTCTGGTGCACCCTCAACCGCTTGTACATGTGGCCAATCGCACATCTTCCCAGTGGTGTGCGGATAATCAATCATAAGGGTGTCACCCCAATCAAACAGATACGTTTTCATCTTCATTTCCTATCAAAATTCTAGATTTTTATTTAAAGATCGATAGACATAAATGTGCTATTGGGGTCGGACAGATAATTAGAAAAAGGTTCACAAGGTGTAAAACCATACTTTTGA
It contains:
- a CDS encoding ATP-binding cassette domain-containing protein; translation: MPANKSAITTHQLSFQLDTGEWLFNDLNLNFNEKIAGLVGRNGVGKSILVSLLSGQRIPTKGSVITKGKVGHYSQLPSDLIDSQRTIAEFMGVSKQLSALKSIQKGSSEQKDFDVVAEDWTIEERVISDLLSLRIPADPSVHCRRLSGGQLALLQLHRLFQSDYEVLLLDEPTNHLDAIGRDWLIKHMQGFDGVILLVSHDRVLLNQVEGIYQLTRLGVDHFSGNYDDYLQQSRIEDQALNKRIEGLKSEQKKLMRQAQTNKEKREQRESKGKQLRKSGSQPKILMDAMKNKAEQSQSAGLRNQRNQIDRNQSKLAVLEIQQETVKPQALYVQQAQELKKRTLLRVTNCMLDYGSDKEMTFTVSQTERLHLDGPNGSGKSMLLKAIHDKHCHYNGEIKRYAKTVYMDQNFGMLSSTDSVLESLLKHSDGLVEGIARILLAGIGFRRDSVYRKVAHLSGGEKMKLSMLLVSHIADGPLLLLDEPDNHLDIESKQRLATALNQYKGAFILVSHDAFFIDAVGINKVLTFYNL
- a CDS encoding VF530 family DNA-binding protein; protein product: MLEEQQNNPLHGLKLEEMVKELVDFYGWDILDTAMRFNCFHTNPSVASSVKYLRKSEWAREKLEAFYLNRFKRMPRPTEEEREIPPRMRTYAADIKPREPMKLTVESILDSQAKAASSYKAKKSAGKNMRR
- a CDS encoding HAD family hydrolase — translated: MKTYLFDWGDTLMIDYPHTTGKMCDWPHVQAVEGAPETLKRLSQRHRIYVATNAADSSEKDIRLAFERVGLAEFITGYFCKANLGIGKGSPEFFLAVLNQLNLPAEQVTMVGDTFEKDILPAQQLGINVIWFNKEAKPHQCEASITQICKLSELC